The sequence below is a genomic window from Streptomyces sp. V1I1.
GTCGCGCAGCAGCGCGACGGAGAGCCGCAGCCAGTCCGGGTAGCGCAGCACCAGCTCCGGAATCCCGCCCAGACCGGTCATCCATGCGGTCAGCTCGTCGTCCGACAGCTGCTCAGGCGCGGTCTCAGCGCGCGGGGCGTGCGGCGGCGGGCAGGCGCCCACCAGCAGCTGCTTCGGCAGCGGCCGGCCGCGGGCGAGCCGCCGCCGCGTCAGCTCGTAGGCGATCAGGCCACCCATGCTGTGCCCGTACAGCGCGTACGGCTGGTTCATCAGCGGGTCGAGCGCCTCGTCCAGTTCGTCGAGCAGCCTGCCGAAGTCGTGCAGCCTCGGCTCGCGTGTGCGGTGCTCGCGCCCCGGCAGCTGAATCGGCACCACCGCGACCGAACCGCCCAGCCGGGGCTGCCAGTCGGCGAACGACGAAGCCGCTCCCCCCGCATGGTGGAAGCAGAAGAGACGCAACGGCGCGGAACCAGGATCCGGCTGCCGGGGCAGCAGATACGGCGAGGGGCTGGGCGGTGCGACGGCGCCGGCCGCCCCGCCCGTGCCGCCCCTCATGTCTCCACCTTCCGCACGGAGAGCTCGTAGATGTCGCGCAGGCTGGTCGCCTCGAGCACCTCCGGCATGGATACCCGCTGCCCGGTCTCCCGCTCGATGGCCGTGAGCAGTGTCAGCAGGTGCAACGAGTCCCAGCCGGGCAGCTCGTCGAAGCCGCTGCCCACGCTCTGGGGCGTCAGGGACAGCCCGATCTCGCCGTGGACGAGAGAGAGGAATTCTTCGATGGTCTTCACTGGTGCAGCCCTCCCAGGCTCTGGGTCAGCCGGATGTGCTCCGGCGGCTCGGCGATCTCCGCCAGGTCGTGGCGGAACGTGGTCGCGGCGCCGTCGGTCCCTTCAGCCTCCGGCCGGAAGCCGTTGCCGGGGTAGAAGTCCTTGACCTTGCCGTTCTTGGCCGTCGGCCGGTAACTGGCGCGCACGGCGCGCAGGCCCTGCTCCCGGGCGTGCAGCAGTACCGCGGAGAGACAGGCCTGCTCGATGCCGCGGGCGAACACCCGGCAGCTGAGCAGGAAGTTGTCGATGAGGAGTTCCTCACCCTCCCGGTGGGCGAGTACGGCACCGACGATCCCGTTGTCGCCGAAACGGTCGCCTGCGCGGATGGTGAGCACCAGCGAGCCCGGGGCGGCCGCCCGCTCGCTCACCTCGGCCGGCTGCAGCCGCTGGGTGGTGAGGTTGAACTGGTTGGTGCGCAAGGTCAGTTGGGACACCCGAGGGATCTCGGGACCGGTGGCGTCCGCGAGGCGCACCTGGACGTCCAGCTCCAGCAGATAGTCGTCCAGCGACGAGAAGCTGTGCAGGAAGTCCTTGCGGTCCAGCTCCTCGCGGTAGCGCTCGGGCCGCTTCAGATCGTCGGCGGTGATGTCCCGTACGTCGAACCAGCCGTCCCGCAGCAGCTTTTCGACGTGCAGCGCCGGGTCGTCGTCCAGTCTCAGGACGGCCACGTCCGGCAGCTCACGCGCGACCAGACCGCACTCGTACGGGCTGTCGTCGGCGAACACGAAGCTGTCGACGCCGAGGTTGAGCTCCTTGGCGAGTTCCTGCAGATTGTCGTGCTTGGGACGCCAGTTGGCGATGACGCGTACGAAGTCCTCCTCGCGCAGCGTCATGTCCGGGTGCGTACGGAGCACCTCGCGAACCGGGTCGAGGTCGTTCTTGCTGACCGCGGCGAGCAGCACCCCTTGCGAGGCGATCTGCTTCGCGGCCTTCTGCAGCCCGCGGAACGCCTCGCCGCGGTAGCTCTCGGCGACCTCGATCCCCTCGATGCCGTCGTCGCCGAGGATCCCGCCCCAGACCGTGTTGTCCAGGTCCAGCACCAGGCACTTCTTCGCGCGCCCCGACGTCCCGCGCAGCAGGTGCGCCACCTCACGGGCGTACTCCGCCTGCGCCTGCCCGGACAGCTGCGTCTTGGTGTAGACCCCGAGCCGGGCGTCGCGCAGCGGCAGGTCCCCGCCGATCACCGGGTCCAGGTCGAGGACGGCCAGCGCCGGATGCTCGTCCATCAGACGCAGCAGTCGCGCGTTCGCCTCACGCCACAGGGCGCCGAGGCGGGCCCGGTCGTGCAGACCGACCAGTTGGGCCGACCAACTGCGGGGCAGTGGGAGCGTGTTGAACACCAAGGTGCCGTGACCCACGCTCTCGAAGACGGTGGCGAGCTTGTCGAGCAGTTCCAGCTTCTGAGTGAAGACCAGGCGCACGTCGTCCGGTGTCCACGGCACCGGCACCTCGTCGAACACCACCGAGGCATCCAGCAGGCACACCACCGCGTCCGGCTTCGCCGCGTACAGCTCGCTCCCGGAGGCCGAGAGGTCGAAGACATAGCTGTCGAAGTCGGCAACGTGGGACTTCAGCAGCAGGCCGTGTCTGGCCAGTTCGGCGGTCAGGGGCGCCACCAGGCCGGACACCGTGCCGTGCCCGGTGAACGCCACCGACACGGCCGGGGCGTCCGGGTGCTCGTCGAGCACGGCATCCGCGCCGACACGGGCCAGCAGATTTCCCGCCCGGCGCAGCTCGTCCGGACCGCCTTCCCCGGCGATCGCGTCGACCAGCGCCCGCACCCGCGGGTACTCGGCGGCAATCAGGCCCCGTGCGTGCAGCGACTGCAACGTGTCGTCCGTCTTCTCGACCATCCCCAGCTCTCCCCGTACGTCGGGTACGACGCGGGTCATCGTTGGGGAGCTGTCTAAAGCGGCCCTAACAGCGGTCTAGCGGCTGCCTGCGGCGTCGGCGGTCGGCTTCGTGCCGCGTACGTCCTGCCGTACGTCCTGCCGTACGTCGTGAGACAGCGGAACCGTGACCGCGGTGGCCACCAGCCCCGCACCGGCGTACCACCTGCCGTGGAACGCCCCGACCGGATCTCCTTCCGGCGTACCGTCCCGGCCCACGACAAGCCGTGCCTCGAAACGGCCGTGCTCGGTGAAACGCACGACGGCGTCGGTGAATTCGAGCGCCAGCCCGAGGTGTGGATACGTGGCCTTGTACACCGCCTCCTTGGCGCTGAACAGCAGCCGCTCCCACCTCACCTGTGGACGGCGCGCGATCAGTGACCGCACCATCGCGCGCTCCTCGGGACGCGCGACCGCTTCGAGCAGACCCGGCGGGAGCGGCAGAGCCGGTT
It includes:
- a CDS encoding thioesterase II family protein → MRGGTGGAAGAVAPPSPSPYLLPRQPDPGSAPLRLFCFHHAGGAASSFADWQPRLGGSVAVVPIQLPGREHRTREPRLHDFGRLLDELDEALDPLMNQPYALYGHSMGGLIAYELTRRRLARGRPLPKQLLVGACPPPHAPRAETAPEQLSDDELTAWMTGLGGIPELVLRYPDWLRLSVALLRDDLRLAHSRLGPGEEPAVGHRPLSVPIQVLAGAGDLLVTPRLAKEWARHTTADCRVFTLPGGHFFHRSSPAIVLRLLSSLLTAGGAVRL
- a CDS encoding acyl carrier protein translates to MKTIEEFLSLVHGEIGLSLTPQSVGSGFDELPGWDSLHLLTLLTAIERETGQRVSMPEVLEATSLRDIYELSVRKVET
- a CDS encoding HAD-IIIC family phosphatase; translated protein: MTRVVPDVRGELGMVEKTDDTLQSLHARGLIAAEYPRVRALVDAIAGEGGPDELRRAGNLLARVGADAVLDEHPDAPAVSVAFTGHGTVSGLVAPLTAELARHGLLLKSHVADFDSYVFDLSASGSELYAAKPDAVVCLLDASVVFDEVPVPWTPDDVRLVFTQKLELLDKLATVFESVGHGTLVFNTLPLPRSWSAQLVGLHDRARLGALWREANARLLRLMDEHPALAVLDLDPVIGGDLPLRDARLGVYTKTQLSGQAQAEYAREVAHLLRGTSGRAKKCLVLDLDNTVWGGILGDDGIEGIEVAESYRGEAFRGLQKAAKQIASQGVLLAAVSKNDLDPVREVLRTHPDMTLREEDFVRVIANWRPKHDNLQELAKELNLGVDSFVFADDSPYECGLVARELPDVAVLRLDDDPALHVEKLLRDGWFDVRDITADDLKRPERYREELDRKDFLHSFSSLDDYLLELDVQVRLADATGPEIPRVSQLTLRTNQFNLTTQRLQPAEVSERAAAPGSLVLTIRAGDRFGDNGIVGAVLAHREGEELLIDNFLLSCRVFARGIEQACLSAVLLHAREQGLRAVRASYRPTAKNGKVKDFYPGNGFRPEAEGTDGAATTFRHDLAEIAEPPEHIRLTQSLGGLHQ
- a CDS encoding 4'-phosphopantetheinyl transferase, encoding MIRTLVPDAVSCMEAFDDREPAPLHPQEAALVVRAVPSRRNEFATARQCARRALTRLGVPPGPLLQDHRGAPLWPQGVVGSITHCDGYRAAVVARAADVASLGIDAEPALPLPPGLLEAVARPEERAMVRSLIARRPQVRWERLLFSAKEAVYKATYPHLGLALEFTDAVVRFTEHGRFEARLVVGRDGTPEGDPVGAFHGRWYAGAGLVATAVTVPLSHDVRQDVRQDVRGTKPTADAAGSR